A window of Natrinema versiforme contains these coding sequences:
- a CDS encoding ABC transporter substrate-binding protein — MLAATAGLTVSSSGCLRLRDIVMPDNIDQLSVAITTIPADSDRQNVQIARRLEENFQAVGIDVSLDIRSEIDFRRTVLYDHEFDICIGRHPGETDPDFLYEALYSRYADESGWQNPFGFTNLDIDELLEEQRNAEGEARREAITAVLEEIATQQPFVPICLPEEHRVVRTDRFDGWSEGHLATRHGYLGLEPSVGVDTLRVGHTDARPTENLNPIAADYRRRGMIMDLLYDSVATQNGDGEIQPWLAESWEWDDGTIDVRLRDECEFHDGKPVTAKDVAFTYRFLQDTSLDDRDAPSPAPMYRGQVDAVDVESISIRTDHHVELPIETTQAVGERALLVPILPEHIWHEYATETPGPGGPSVAQGTTEAVVTDNVPPIGSGPFQFESRTEGGQLTLERFDDHFTRRLGVDLPELTVGDCPITIHPGSTTVAEAVQEDGADVTSLPLDAHTIDGVDESDSVALLESPSWSFYFLGFNTRKAPFSNPRFRQIIAQLVDKEWLCDDVFHGHARPIATPVTGDWVPESLEWDDRDPEMPFLGTDGEVDVEAVKIAFEDAGFRYDDQGRLRTRQ, encoded by the coding sequence ATGCTGGCAGCGACGGCCGGGCTGACGGTCTCGAGTAGCGGCTGTCTCCGGCTCCGGGATATCGTCATGCCGGATAATATCGACCAGCTCTCCGTAGCGATCACGACGATTCCGGCCGATTCGGACAGGCAGAACGTCCAGATCGCCCGTCGCCTCGAGGAGAACTTCCAGGCCGTCGGGATCGACGTTTCCCTCGACATCCGATCCGAGATCGACTTCCGTCGGACGGTACTGTACGACCACGAGTTCGATATCTGCATCGGTCGTCACCCGGGCGAGACCGATCCCGACTTCCTCTACGAGGCGCTGTACTCGCGGTACGCCGACGAATCCGGCTGGCAGAACCCCTTCGGATTCACCAACTTGGATATCGACGAACTCCTCGAGGAGCAACGCAACGCCGAGGGCGAGGCGCGTCGCGAGGCCATCACAGCGGTTCTCGAGGAAATCGCGACCCAACAGCCGTTCGTTCCGATCTGTCTCCCCGAGGAACACCGGGTCGTCAGGACCGATCGGTTCGACGGCTGGAGCGAGGGCCACCTCGCGACGCGCCACGGCTATCTCGGCCTCGAGCCGTCCGTGGGCGTCGATACGCTTCGGGTCGGCCACACCGACGCCAGACCGACGGAGAACCTCAATCCGATCGCAGCCGACTATCGTCGCCGCGGGATGATCATGGACCTGCTGTACGACTCGGTGGCGACGCAGAACGGTGACGGCGAGATCCAACCGTGGCTCGCGGAGTCGTGGGAGTGGGACGACGGAACGATCGATGTCCGACTCCGAGACGAGTGCGAGTTCCACGACGGCAAACCGGTAACCGCCAAAGATGTCGCCTTTACGTATCGATTCCTGCAGGATACGTCGCTCGACGATCGCGATGCGCCATCGCCCGCTCCCATGTATCGGGGGCAGGTCGACGCCGTCGATGTCGAGTCGATCTCGATCCGTACCGACCACCACGTCGAACTCCCGATCGAAACGACGCAAGCGGTCGGTGAACGCGCGCTTCTCGTCCCGATACTCCCCGAACACATCTGGCACGAGTACGCGACCGAGACGCCGGGACCGGGCGGCCCCAGCGTCGCGCAAGGCACCACTGAGGCGGTGGTCACGGACAACGTCCCGCCGATCGGAAGCGGCCCCTTCCAGTTCGAAAGCCGGACCGAGGGCGGCCAGTTGACACTCGAGCGCTTCGACGACCACTTCACACGCAGACTCGGCGTTGACCTCCCGGAACTGACGGTCGGCGACTGTCCGATCACGATTCATCCGGGCAGCACGACGGTGGCGGAAGCCGTCCAGGAGGACGGGGCCGACGTAACGAGCCTCCCGCTCGACGCCCACACGATCGACGGCGTCGACGAATCCGACAGCGTGGCGTTACTCGAGTCGCCGTCGTGGTCGTTTTACTTCCTCGGATTCAACACGCGTAAAGCGCCGTTTAGCAACCCCCGATTCCGGCAGATCATCGCACAGCTCGTCGACAAGGAGTGGCTGTGCGACGACGTATTCCACGGCCACGCTCGTCCCATCGCGACCCCCGTTACCGGCGACTGGGTTCCCGAGAGTCTCGAATGGGACGACAGAGATCCCGAAATGCCGTTTCTGGGAACGGACGGGGAGGTCGATGTCGAGGCAGTAAAGATCGCGTTCGAAGACGCCGGCTTCCGGTATGACGACCAAGGGCGGCTTCGAACCAGACAGTGA
- a CDS encoding DUF2797 domain-containing protein has translation MQLVGYQPSGRGSALLVSDDSGEVEHRPLEAGDDLAYSLGERHCAGTIDDEGEHVACDRPSTPYCDYHTSTWVCARCTGTCLKDEMDCHEEHAVYIAAFAPDTFKVGVTKRWRLETRLREQGADRGAHVHTVSNGKIARELEAEIATRLPDRVRTGTKVAALAAAVDEAGWEAALKEFDVIDTLEFDYGLGLESRPVRETIASGTVVGVRGRLLILENGGTTYAVDMRDLVGYDLEVGQADRDLQSSLGSFG, from the coding sequence GTGCAACTGGTCGGGTATCAGCCGAGCGGGCGGGGATCGGCGCTGCTGGTCAGCGACGACAGCGGCGAGGTCGAACACCGCCCGCTCGAGGCCGGCGACGACCTCGCCTACTCGCTCGGGGAGCGCCACTGCGCCGGCACCATCGACGACGAGGGCGAACACGTCGCTTGCGACCGGCCGTCGACGCCCTACTGCGACTACCACACGAGCACGTGGGTCTGTGCGCGCTGTACGGGGACCTGCCTGAAAGACGAGATGGACTGCCACGAGGAGCACGCGGTCTACATCGCCGCGTTCGCCCCCGACACGTTCAAAGTCGGCGTCACGAAGCGGTGGCGGCTCGAGACCCGACTGCGCGAGCAGGGGGCCGATCGCGGGGCCCACGTTCATACGGTCTCGAACGGAAAAATCGCCCGCGAACTCGAGGCCGAGATCGCGACTCGACTTCCCGACCGCGTTCGAACCGGCACGAAGGTCGCCGCGCTCGCGGCCGCGGTCGACGAGGCCGGCTGGGAGGCCGCCCTCAAAGAATTCGACGTCATCGACACTCTCGAGTTCGACTACGGACTCGGCCTCGAGTCCCGCCCGGTGCGCGAGACCATCGCCTCGGGAACCGTCGTCGGCGTCAGGGGTCGACTGCTAATCCTCGAAAACGGCGGCACGACCTACGCCGTCGACATGCGCGACCTCGTCGGCTACGACCTCGAGGTCGGTCAGGCGGATCGCGACCTCCAGTCGTCGCTGGGATCGTTCGGGTGA
- a CDS encoding BsuPI-related putative proteinase inhibitor: MSLEGSLETAADGTRDAVMFVFTVTNSGDEPVDLQFSDACKAEFVLEDDGDEIWRFTEGRMFAQVLSSDALAPGEATTYEAEWSDPDPGDYTAVAELRAQDEHCAARADVSVPS; the protein is encoded by the coding sequence ATGAGCCTCGAGGGTTCGCTCGAGACGGCGGCGGACGGCACCAGAGACGCCGTGATGTTCGTGTTCACCGTCACCAATTCGGGCGACGAGCCGGTCGATCTCCAGTTCTCGGACGCGTGCAAGGCGGAGTTCGTGCTCGAGGACGACGGCGACGAAATATGGCGGTTCACCGAGGGGCGCATGTTCGCGCAGGTGCTCAGTTCGGACGCCCTCGCGCCGGGCGAGGCGACGACCTACGAGGCGGAGTGGTCCGATCCCGACCCGGGCGACTACACCGCGGTCGCGGAGTTGCGAGCGCAGGACGAGCACTGCGCGGCGCGGGCCGACGTTTCGGTGCCGTCGTGA